One Setaria italica strain Yugu1 chromosome I, Setaria_italica_v2.0, whole genome shotgun sequence DNA window includes the following coding sequences:
- the LOC101756662 gene encoding fimbrin-5, producing the protein MSTFFGVLVSDPGLQSQFTQVQLRTLKTKFVAAKRPDADHVMIKDLPPVMEKLRGIHEVLSEEEVSRFLSETYPDMNQPIEFEPFLKEYLNLQAKGTAKNGGKKKLKGSVSFLKASTTTLLHVINESEKTSYVNHINNFLGEDAFLKNFLPLDPASNELFNLVRDGVLLCKLINVAVPGTIDERAINTKKELNPWERNENHTLGLNSAKAIGCTVVNIGTQDLIEARPHLVLGLLSQIIKIQLLANLNLKKTPQLAEIVADDNGKEVEELVTLAPDKMLLKWMNFHLKKAGYKKTVTNFSTDVKDGEAYAYLLSTLAPEHSSKTMIETSDPKERAKKVLETAEKLDCTRYVTSKDIVEGSANLNLAFVAQIFQNRNGLSTNTVAPVEDTPDDVEASREERAFRLWINSLGIPTYVNNLFEDVRTGWVLLEVLDKISPGSVNWKHASKPPIIMPFRKVENCNQVIKIGKELNFSLVNVAGNDIVQGNKKLILAFLWQLMRTSILQLLRNLRSHSKEKEITDADILIWANNKVKESGKTSRIESFKDKSISDGVFFLELLSAVQSRVVDWNMVKKGEDEEEKKLNATYIISVARKLGCTVFLLPEDIMEVNPKMILTLTASIMYWSLQKQGPYQSPGPQDALLEEEEGEEEEEEEEEEEEDFEGGIEDGVSNLTT; encoded by the exons ATGTCTACCTTCTTTGGTGTTCTTGTCTCCGATCCGGGGCTGCAGAGCCAGTTCACCCAAGTGCAGCTCCGGACCCTCAAAACAAAA TTTGTTGCTGCAAAGAGACCGGATGCGGATCATGTAATGATAAAAGATTTGCCCCCGGTGATGGAGAAGCTCCGGGGCATCCATGAGGTTCTGTCTGAAGAAGAGGTTAGCAGATTTTTGAGTGAGACCTATCCTGATATGAACCAGCCTATAGAATTCGAGCCCTTCCTTAAG GAATACTTAAATCTCCAAGCAAAGGGGACCGCAAAAAATGGAGGCAAAAAGAAATTGAAGGGATCTGTGTCATTTTTGAAAGCTTCCACCACTACTCTCTTGCACGTCATTAATGAGTCTGAAAAAACTTCCTACGTCAATCATATCAATAATTTTCTGGGAGAGGATGCTTTCCTGAAGAATTTCTTGCCATTGGATCCTGCATCGAATGAGTTATTTAACCTTGTTCGGGATGGTGTGCTACTTTG CAAGTTGATCAATGTTGCTGTTCCCGGCACAATCGATGAGAGAGCAATCAATACAAAGAAGGAACTTAATCCATGGGAGAGGAACGAGAACCATACCCTTGGTCTCAACTCTGCAAAGGCCATTGGTTGCACAGTTGTTAACATTGGAACACAAGATTTGATTGAAGCTAGA CCTCATCTAGTTCTTGGTCTGTTATCCCAAATCATAAAG ATACAACTACTAGCGAATCTGAATCTAAAGAAAACACCACAGTTGGCGGAGATTGTGGCTGATGACAATGGCAAG GAGGTAGAGGAGCTGGTCACCTTAGCGCCAGATAAGATGTTGCTCAAATGGATGAACTTCCATCTCAAGAAAGCAGGGTATAAAAAAACTGTAACAAATTTCTCTACTGATGTGAAG GATGGTGAAGCGTATGCTTACCTTCTCAGCACCCTGGCTCCAGAGCATAGCTCAAAAACCATGATAGAAACTTCGGATCCCAAGGAGAGGGCAAAGAAAGTACTTGAAACTGCAGAAAAGCTCGATTGTACAAGATATGTAACATCAAAAGATATTGTTGAAGGTTCAGCAAATCTCAACTTGGCATTTGTTGCTCAAATATTCCAGAACAG AAATGGTTTATCAACCAACACTGTGGCTCCTGTTGAAGATACTCCCGATGATGTGGAAGCATCCAGGGAAGAGAGAGCGTTTCGCCTATGGATTAACAGCCTTGGAATTCCAACTTATGTGAACAATTTGTTTGAGGACGTTAGGACTGG ATGGGTCCTGCTAGAGGTTCTTGATAAAATTTCTCCTGGGTCAGTTAACTGGAAGCATGCATCTAAACCACCAATTATTATGCCGTTTAGAAAAGTGGAGAACTGCAACCAGGTTATCAAAATTGGGAAGGAGTTAAATTTTTCTCTGGTAAATGTAGCAGGAAATGACATTGTGCAAGGAAATAAGAAACTAATTCTAG CTTTTCTGTGGCAACTCATGAGGACCAGTATCCTACAATTGCTAAGGAACTTGAGATCCCATTCTAAAGAGAAAGAGATCACCGATGCTGACATCCTCATATGGGCTAACAATAAGGTCAAGGAATCTGGCAAAACTTCTCGCATCGAAAGCTTCAAG GACAAGAGCATATCTGATGGGGTGTTCTTCCTTGAGCTCCTAAGCGCTGTGCAGAGCAGGGTTGTTGACTGGAACATGGTGAAGAAGGGGGAGGATG aggaggagaagaagctgaatgCAACATATATCATCAGTGTTGCTCGGAAGCTAGGATGCACTGTGTTCTTGTTGCCAGAAGACATAATGGAG GTGAACCCAAAGATGATCCTCACGCTTACCGCGAGCATCATGTACTGGAGCCTGCAGAAGCAAGGGCCTTACCAAAGCCCTGGACCACAGGATGCTCTTctagaggaagaggaaggcgaggaggaggaagaggaagaagaggaagaggaggaggatttcGAAGGAGGCATCGAAGACGGCGTCTCCAATCTGACCACTTGA
- the LOC101759095 gene encoding serine/threonine-protein kinase Nek6 — protein sequence MEQYEVVEQIGRGAYGSAYLVLHKAERKRYVMKKIRLSKQNDKFQRTAYQEMSLMASLSNPYIVEYKDGWVDEGTSVCIVTSHCEGGDMAERIKKARGVLFSEERVCRWFTQLLLALDYLHCNRVLHRDLKCSNILLTRDNNIRLADFGLAKLLMEDLASSVVGTPNYMCPEILADIPYGYKSDIWSLGCCMFEILAHRPAFKATDMAALVNKINRSSISPMPPMYSSALKQIVKSMLRKNPEHRPTAGELLRHPHLQPYLAESCSCSPIYLPVKPTKSNLGDKQSKKPSSGRKRTIKANGSNGTLETAAEHTVEGRDSSTNFSDASTIGTQEALILQMPVDLDARNKEPQSNEVLSFQHAEENLMATTDGQIDSTIRLKAIRTSNVKDEAPVSVSNQKPNEAPIPNEELTIGVVQEERKDVKPRSYQVPKPGSGDTTMTEGSSPISTLKLVHTESAPAEWDHLNIVQQRADALESLLELCAKLLEQERLEELAGVLRPFGEGAVSSRETAIWLTKSLMSPPKFGESPTKLL from the exons ATGGAGCAGTACGAGGTGGTGGAGCAGATCGGCCGGGGCGCCTACGGCTCCGCGTACCTCGTCCTCCACAAGGCCGAGCGCAAGAG GTACGTGATGAAGAAGATCCGCCTCTCCAAGCAGAACGACAAGTTCCAGCGGACCGCCTACCAGGAG ATGTCCCTGATGGCGAGCCTCAGCAACCCCTACATCGTCGAGTACAAGGACGGATGGGTAGACGAG GGGACATCCGTCTGCATCGTCACCAGCCACTGCGAAGGAGGGGACAT GGCGGAGAGGATCAAGAAGGCCAGGGGCGTCCTCTTCTCTGAAGAG AGGGTCTGCCGGTGGTTCACGCAACTGCTCCTCGCCCTTGACTACCTGCACTGCAACCGCGTGCTCCACCGCGATctcaag TGTTCCAACATTTTATTGACAAGGGATAACAACATCAGACTCG CTGATTTCGGGCTGGCGAAGCTGCTCATGGAGGACCTTGCCTCGTCG GTCGTAGGAACCCCAAACTACATGTGTCCAGAAATACTAGCAGACATACCTTATGGATACAAATCTGACATATGGTCACTTG GTTGCTGTATGTTTGAGATTTTAGCACACCGCCCTGCATTCAAAGCTACA GACATGGCAGCGTTGGTTAACAAAATAAACAGATCTTCAATATCTCCAATGCCTCCAATGTACTCATCAGCACT GAAGCAGATAGTGAAGAGCATGCTGAGGAAAAATCCAGAACATAGGCCCACT GCTGGAGAACTATTGAGGCATCCACATCTGCAACCTTATCTTGCTGAATCATGCAGCTGTTCACCAATCTATCTTCCAGTAAAGCCCACCAAAAGTAACCTGGGAGACAAGCAGTCAAAGAAGCCAAGCAGTGGCAGAAAGCGAACCATCAAAGCCAATGGATCCAATGGAACACTAGAAACTGCAGCAGAGCACACTGTGGAAGGAAGAGACAGCTCCACAAACTTTTCAGATGCATCAACCATTGGTACCCAGGAAGCCTTGATTTTGCAAATGCCGGTGGATCTCGATGCCAGAAACAAAGAACCACAGAGCAATGAGGTTTTATCATTTCAGCACGCAGAAGAGAACTTGATGGCAACAACTGATGGACAAATTGATTCGACCATACGTCTTAAAGCTATAAGAACCAGTAACGTGAAAGATGAGGCGCCCGTCAGTGTTTCAAATCAAAAGCCTAATGAGGCGCCAATACCAAATGAGGAATTGACAATTGGAGTAGtgcaagaagaaaggaaggatgTCAAACCACGCTCATATCAAGTACCAAAGCCAGGCTCAGGTGACACAACGATGACAGAGGGATCATCGCCAATCAGCACGCTAAAATTGGTGCATACAGAAAGCGCACCCGCCGAGTGGGATCATCTGAACATAGTCCAGCAGAGAGCCGACGCTCTGGAGTCACTCCTCGAGCTCTGTGCAAAGCTCCTGGAGCAGGAGAGGCTCGAGGAGCTTGCAGGTGTTCTTCGACCGTTTGGCGAAGGAGCCGTGTCGTCTCGAGAGACAGCGATATGGCTGACGAAGAGCCTCATGTCTCCACCGAAGTTTGGAGAGTCCCCAACAAAGCTTCTGTAA
- the LOC101758690 gene encoding uncharacterized protein LOC101758690: MWGLAMVRHGLRWGRRRRTARVVDESALGADGDDAAAAPAAAGGAAVVAPTLGGALARALLALACAVRFDGEDGGATEEAWAASGWRPRADEVSHLMVRESMRYAIYA; encoded by the coding sequence ATGTGGGGCCTGGCCATGGTGCGGCACGGCCTGCGgtgggggcgccggcggcggacggcgcgggTGGTGGACGAGAGCGCGCTCGGcgcggacggcgacgacgccgccgccgccccagcagccgcgggcggcgcggcggtggtggcgccgaCGCTCGGAGGCGCGCTGGCCAGGGCGCTGCTGGCGCTGGCGTGCGCCGTCCGcttcgacggcgaggacggcggcgccacGGAGGAGGCGTGGGCGGCCAGCGGGTGGCGCCCGCGCGCCGACGAGGTCAGCCACCTCATGGTGCGAGAGAGCATGCGCTACGCCATCTACGCCTAG
- the LOC101756265 gene encoding glycine-rich cell wall structural protein-like, which produces MASKVLLVFALLVAAAFLVASAKEQAQPTGEENKAGVQDYHGGGGYPGGGYPGGGGGYPGRGGGGYPGRGGGGYPGHGGGYCRWRCCSRGYYGGCRCCSHPDEIPEPMYRPEAVEVHN; this is translated from the exons ATGGCGTCCAAGGTGCTCCTAGTGTTCGCGCTCCTAGTCGCCGCTGCTTTCCTTGTCGCCTCAGCTAAGGAGCAAGCCC AGCCCACGGGGGAGGAGAACAAAGCCGGCGTGCAGGActaccacggcggcggcggctacccGGGCGGCGGCTaccccggcggcggaggcggctaccctggccgcggcggaggcggctaccctggccgcggcggtggcggctacCCTGGCCACGGCGGGGGTTACTGCCGGTGGAGATGCTGCAGCCGCGGCTACTACGGCGGCTGCCGGTGCTGCTCGCACCCCGACGAGATCCCGGAGCCCATGTACCGCCCGGAGGCCGTCGAGGTCCACAACTGA
- the LOC101757080 gene encoding LOW QUALITY PROTEIN: glycerophosphodiester phosphodiesterase GDPDL3 (The sequence of the model RefSeq protein was modified relative to this genomic sequence to represent the inferred CDS: inserted 1 base in 1 codon): protein MGRGSRACSVLGSALLLLLVSLGSAAAQKGSTWKTLSGKAPVIIAKGGFSGLFPDSSDLAYQFVPIASSPDTALLCDVRLTKDGAGICLPNIKMDNCTFISDVFPQGKSTYNVNGVSTTGWFSVDFTSTDLQNVTLRQSIFSRPSYFDGSMQIVPVEAVLSVFKAPAVWLNVQHDSFYSQFKLSMRSYILSLSKQYIADYISSPEVNFLTSISGRVSKRTKLVFRFLDERSIEPSTNQTYGSMLKNLTFVKTFASGILVPKNYIWPVTPDNYLLSYTSVAADAHKAGLEIYAADFANDFTISYNYSYDPLAEYLYFIDNDAFSVDGVLTDFPITPSEAVGCFSNLNNSKTDHAKPLVISHNGASGDYPDCTDQAYQKAVDDGADVIDCPVQVTKDGIPICMSSIDLIDVTNVAKSEFASQTTTINDLKAGPGVFTFNLTWDDISKNLKPMISSPMNKYLLFRNPRNKNAGNFMRLSDFLAFAKDKDLSGIMITVENAAFMAEKLGFGVVDAVIKALDDSGYNKQTAQKVMIQSTNSSVLVKFKQETKYDLVYMIEESVRDAAPSSLADIKKFASAVSVNTQSVFPTTNQFLINQTNKLVPTLQSAGLSVYAYVLMNEFTSQPYDFFSDATAQINAYVQSAKVDGIITDFPGTAHRYKLNSCMGKNAPDFMRPAQPGGLISVMDQRAQPPAAAPMPLLTDSDVAEPPLPPHFMVVLRPDPARTXGAGLRFPAAGPGGRRRRAGGAVAERDTRTSTSRLIRCVCLRVGVSGVVRRRTLRRVPDRRCWLVGHCCDGDAVGAADRFSERWPTGLVVGEHDCRDYTNGLVEVLTGEKRVLEALRSGGSTSISGAAPPWYG from the exons ATGGGGAGGGGCAGCCGCGCCTGCTCCGTCCTTGGCTCCgccctgctcctgctgctggtctcgctcggctccgccgccgcgcagaAGGGCTCCACCTGGAAGACCCTGAGTG GCAAGGCTCCAGTGATCATTGCTAAGGGCGGGTTCTCGGGCCTTTTCCCAGATTCCAGTGATCTTGCTTATCAGTTTGTTCCTATTGCTAGCTCTCCTGACACAGCCCTGCTGTGTGATGTTCGGTTGACCAAAGATGGTGCTGGAATCTGCCTTCCCAACATAAAGATGGACAACTGTACGTTCATATCTGATGTTTTCCCACAGGGTAAGAGCACTTACAATGTTAATGGTGTATCTACGACGGGGTGGTTCTCCGTGGACTTCACAAGCACTGATCTGCAAAACGTAACCT TGAGGCAATCGATCTTTTCCCGTCCATCTTACTTTGATGGTTCCATGCAAATAGTTCCTGTTGAAGCTGTTCTGTCCGTATTTAAGGCCCCTGCTGTTTGGTTAAATGTGCAG CATGACAGTTTCTACAGCCAGTTTAAGCTCAGCATGAGAAGCTATATCCTGTCTCTGTCAAAACAATACATTGCCGACTACATCTCATCGCCTGAAGTGAACTTCCTCACCAGCATATCTGGAAGAGTTAGCAAAAGGACAAAGCTTGTGTTCCGCTTTCTTGATGAACGCTCCATTGAGCCATCTACAAACCAGACATATGGTTCAATGTTGAAAAATCTGACTTTCGTCAAAACTTTTGCTTCTGGAATACTTGTCCCCAAAAACTATATTTGGCCTGTGACACCAGACAATTATCTGCTCTCCTATACATCAGTCGCTGCTGATGCTCATAAAGCAGGGCTAGAAATCTATGCTGCTGATTTTGCAAATGACTTTACTATCAGCTACAACTACAGCTATGATCCATTAGCAGAATACCTTTACTTCATTGATAATGATGCCTTCTCTGTTGATGGTGTATTGACTGATTTCCCTATCACTCCTTCAGAGGCAGTTG GCTGCTTTAGTAACCTGAACAACAGCAAGACAGATCATG CTAAGCCTCTAGTTATCTCTCATAATGGTGCCAGTGGTGACTACCCAGACTGCACTGATCAAGCTTATCAGAAGGCAGTTGATGATGGTGCAGATGTCATTGACTGTCCTGTTCAAGTGACCAAAGATGGCATACCAATATGCATGAGTTCAATTGACCTAATTGATGTTACTAATGTTGCAAAATCAGAATTTGCTTCGCAAACAACTACCATAAATGACCTGAAAGCTGGTCCTGGAGTCTTTACCTTCAACCTCACTTGGGATGATATTTCGAAGAACCTGAAGC CCATGATATCAAGCCCAATGAACAAATACCTACTATTCAGAAATCCAAGAAACAAGAATGCTGGGAATTTCATGAGGCTATCAGACTTTTTGGCCTTTGCAAAAGACAAGGATTTGTCGGGAATCATGATCACGGTAGAG AATGCTGCATTCATGGCAGAGAAACTTGGATTTGGTGTGGTAGATGCAGTGATCAAAGCCCTTGATGACTCTGGTTACAACAAACAGACCGCCCAGAAAGTTATGATTCAGTCAACCAACAGTTCGGTTCTAGTGAAGTTCAAGCAGGAAACCAAGTACGACCTTGTCTACATGATCGAAGAATCTGTCAGAGATGCTGCACCTTCCTCCCTTGCAGATATTAAGAAGTTTGCTAGCGCTGTTTCTGTCAACACCCAATCCGTTTTCCCAACAACTAACCAATTCTTGATAAACCAGACCAACAAGCTTGTTCCCACCCTGCAATCTGCTGGCCTTTCAGTTTATGCTTATGTGCTCATGAATGAGTTCACTTCTCAACCATATGACTTCTTCTCGGACGCCACCGCACAGATCAATGCGTATGTGCAAAGTGCTAAGGTGGACGGAATCATCACTGATTTCCCTGGGACTGCTCACAGATACAAAT TGAACTCCTGCATGGGAAAGAATGCACCTGACTTTATGCGGCCTGCGCAGCCAGGGGGGCTCATTTCAGTCATGGACCAACGTGCTCAGCCGCCAGCGGCGGCTCCAATGCCACTCTTGACAGACTCTGACGTCGCAGAACCACCTCTACCTCCG CACTTCATGGTGGTCCTCCGGCCCGACCCGGCACGGA CAGGCGCTGGTCTTCGATTTCCAGCCGCGGGACCCGGAGGACGTCGGCGCCGCGCTGGCGGTGCTGTCGCGGAGCGAGATACCCG GACCTCGACGTCGCGGCTGATTCGTTGCGTTTGTCTCCGAGTGGGTGTTTCAGGCGTGGTTCGGAGAAGAACGCTGCGGAGGGTCCCGGACCGGCGGTGCTGGCTCGTCGGGCACTGCTGCGACGGGGACGCCGTGGGCGCCGCCGACAGGTTCAGCGAGCGGTGGCCGACCGGCCTGGTCGTCGGGGAGCACGACTGCCGGGACTACACCAATG GGCTGGTCGAGGTCCTGACAGGTGAAAAACGTGTCCTGGAGGCGCTCAGATCCGGCGGCAGCACCAGCATCagcggggcggcgccgccgtggt ATGGATGA